From the genome of Geobacter sp. SVR, one region includes:
- a CDS encoding ParA family protein, with translation MQQYPYIVTISSEKGGVGKTTLATNLAIYLKAMREDLAVTILSFDNHFSIDRMFEMRGHKPRGTVHELLMGKKADELVHLGQYGVGYIPSSTELADIHERFRGPMTLSRLLAQSGLTGILIIDTRPDLNILTQNALYAADRVLIPVKDMPSLENCKNIFALFDKRGMDKKSLALIPCLIDERIKFEGVFRDQKTLLRAFAANRGYRCVDTFISKSPKVESLNTNPDGRIYPILTHARGTEVHGQYADITRDILRSYDATPESRSCLYAQWLAEKEGQKKEAYLARLEGLTEHCLICGVPLAERPEEREFYYETSDRAMRGFLHGDCFADMLCGTLYGLYNDSQAHNAARAVIADKAGKSVTLFLPREIDNAYTLDFRQFDLAGELAFRKQVPMTGFAEGTLDGLHDRLYLLLNESLAGFEGRLREGSWLAVHPVDPASPEKVLHEERYRTVQKLHAMIGESLAAV, from the coding sequence ATGCAGCAGTATCCTTACATCGTCACGATCTCGTCCGAAAAGGGGGGGGTCGGCAAGACCACCCTGGCCACCAACCTGGCCATTTATCTCAAGGCCATGCGCGAAGACTTGGCCGTGACCATCCTCTCCTTTGACAATCATTTCTCCATTGACCGCATGTTCGAGATGAGAGGCCACAAACCCCGTGGAACGGTACATGAGCTGCTGATGGGGAAAAAGGCCGATGAGCTGGTTCATCTGGGGCAGTACGGCGTCGGGTACATACCCTCCTCCACCGAACTGGCAGACATCCACGAACGCTTCCGGGGCCCCATGACCCTGTCGCGCCTGCTGGCGCAGTCCGGACTGACGGGGATCCTGATCATCGACACGCGGCCCGACCTGAACATCCTGACCCAGAACGCGCTCTATGCAGCGGACCGGGTGCTGATACCGGTCAAGGACATGCCCAGCCTGGAGAACTGCAAAAACATCTTTGCCCTCTTTGACAAGCGCGGCATGGACAAGAAGTCCCTGGCCCTGATCCCCTGTCTGATAGACGAGCGCATCAAGTTCGAGGGGGTCTTCCGGGACCAGAAGACCCTGTTGCGGGCCTTTGCCGCCAACCGGGGCTACCGCTGCGTAGATACCTTCATCTCCAAGAGCCCCAAGGTGGAAAGCCTCAACACCAACCCGGACGGCAGGATCTACCCGATCTTGACCCATGCCCGCGGCACCGAGGTGCATGGCCAGTACGCCGACATCACCCGCGACATCCTGCGCTCCTACGACGCAACTCCTGAATCCCGCTCCTGTCTGTATGCACAGTGGCTGGCCGAAAAGGAGGGCCAGAAGAAGGAAGCCTACCTGGCCCGCCTGGAAGGACTGACGGAACACTGCCTGATCTGCGGCGTGCCGCTGGCCGAGCGCCCTGAAGAGCGCGAGTTCTACTACGAGACCTCGGACCGCGCCATGCGCGGGTTCCTGCACGGCGACTGCTTCGCCGACATGCTGTGCGGCACGCTCTACGGACTGTACAATGATTCGCAGGCGCACAACGCCGCCAGGGCGGTGATCGCCGACAAGGCCGGAAAATCGGTTACGCTGTTTTTGCCACGGGAAATCGACAACGCGTACACGCTGGATTTCCGGCAGTTCGACCTGGCCGGAGAATTGGCCTTCCGCAAGCAGGTGCCGATGACCGGATTTGCCGAGGGCACACTGGATGGCTTGCACGACCGTCTCTATCTGCTGTTGAACGAATCGCTGGCGGGCTTCGAAGGGAGGTTGCGCGAGGGGAGCTGGCTGGCTGTGCACCCGGTTGACCCGGCCAGCCCGGAAAAGGTCCTGCATGAAGAGCGCTACCGGACTGTGCAGAAACTGCATGCCATGATCGGAGAGAGCCTGGCCGCTGTTTGA
- a CDS encoding HD-GYP domain-containing protein, with protein sequence MDDDPETHAALIGALGQSFGGLLIYPLGELALSALEHSVPDLILLAMTLPDMDGIAFCGRLRQSPRFMDIPVIFLGAQNDMEGKVRAFDAGAVDFVNKPFHVPELRARVALHLRLSILQDRLESQRLVERKIRELSEAQQATIFALAKLAEQRDGDTGEHLERVREYCRLLAEQLGSDSPYASSISGEFIECIQYASPLHDIGKVAIPDSILLKPHRLTPAELSVMETHSVLGAENLQLVFNHYSGNAFIGMGIEIALYHHEWWNGTGYPDGLIGRNIPLSARIMALADYYDALRSDRCYRRGFSHQHVKSMILNETGTHFDPVIVKAFLDTEEQFRRHVYPVDANPPIPDACDCTVPEEQRRGSCPS encoded by the coding sequence GTGGACGATGACCCGGAAACCCATGCCGCATTGATCGGGGCGTTGGGACAATCCTTCGGGGGACTGCTGATCTATCCCCTCGGTGAACTGGCCTTGTCGGCTCTGGAACATTCCGTGCCGGACCTGATCCTGCTGGCCATGACGTTGCCTGACATGGACGGCATTGCGTTTTGCGGACGGCTCAGGCAGAGCCCCCGCTTCATGGATATACCCGTGATCTTTCTGGGCGCCCAGAATGATATGGAGGGCAAGGTCAGGGCGTTCGACGCCGGTGCCGTGGACTTTGTCAACAAACCGTTCCACGTTCCCGAGCTGCGGGCGCGGGTGGCTTTGCATCTCAGATTGAGCATTCTTCAGGACCGCCTGGAATCCCAGCGGCTGGTGGAGCGGAAGATCAGGGAGCTGTCGGAGGCCCAGCAGGCAACGATCTTTGCCTTGGCCAAGCTGGCCGAGCAGCGGGATGGCGACACGGGTGAGCATCTCGAGCGGGTGCGGGAATACTGCCGGCTACTGGCGGAACAGCTCGGCTCGGATTCACCCTATGCCTCCTCAATAAGCGGGGAGTTCATCGAATGTATCCAGTATGCTTCCCCTTTGCATGATATCGGCAAGGTGGCCATACCGGACAGCATCCTGCTGAAGCCTCACCGGCTGACCCCCGCCGAGTTGTCGGTCATGGAAACGCATTCGGTTCTTGGGGCGGAAAACCTGCAACTGGTTTTCAACCATTATTCCGGCAACGCCTTTATCGGCATGGGTATCGAGATCGCCCTGTATCACCACGAATGGTGGAACGGCACCGGTTACCCCGACGGACTGATCGGCAGGAACATTCCCCTGTCGGCGCGCATCATGGCCTTGGCCGACTATTACGATGCTCTCCGGTCGGATCGCTGCTACCGCAGGGGCTTTAGCCACCAGCACGTCAAGTCGATGATCCTGAACGAAACAGGCACGCATTTCGATCCGGTCATTGTCAAGGCGTTCCTGGATACCGAGGAACAGTTCAGGCGTCACGTCTATCCGGTGGATGCGAACCCACCCATACCGGACGCCTGCGATTGCACCGTTCCGGAGGAACAACGGCGAGGGTCGTGCCCATCCTGA
- the xseA gene encoding exodeoxyribonuclease VII large subunit: protein MEIFPEKTILTVSRLTALLRGVLEENFEHVWVQGEVSNLSIPSSGHLYFSLRDAGAQLRCVMFKGSARNLRFRPTNGMALIVRGRISVFDQRGDYQLICEYIEPAGIGALQAAFVQLKERLAGEGLFDQGRKCPMPLFPRRVGVITSATGAAIHDILNVLKRRFASLEVLLYPVRVQGEGASREIAAAIDDMNRLKLADVLIVGRGGGSLEDLWAFNEEIVARAVFRSRLPVISAVGHETDWTICDFVADLRAPTPSAAAEMVIASADELRGQVTALGYRLRLAMESRISGLESRVEALRRSLHDPTTMLGHLSQRVDDLAERLGLALDNNVTRRRERFDRLEAKLLHHTPVRQVDSMRQRLNLLSARTERLTMHRIQELRHAFVALASRLEVLSPLNTLSRGYAIAIRLADGKVVSDAAGLTEGERLRLSFRSGRATCRVEELEDRNA from the coding sequence ATGGAGATTTTTCCCGAAAAAACCATCCTCACGGTCAGTCGTCTGACAGCGCTTCTGCGCGGCGTGCTGGAGGAAAATTTCGAGCACGTCTGGGTGCAGGGGGAGGTTTCCAACCTGTCGATTCCCTCTTCGGGACACCTCTACTTTTCCCTCAGGGATGCCGGCGCGCAACTGCGCTGTGTGATGTTCAAGGGGAGCGCCAGAAACCTGCGCTTCCGCCCCACCAACGGCATGGCGCTGATCGTCCGTGGCCGCATCTCGGTATTCGATCAGCGCGGCGATTATCAACTGATCTGCGAATATATCGAGCCGGCCGGCATCGGAGCCCTGCAGGCCGCTTTCGTGCAGCTCAAGGAGCGCCTGGCTGGCGAGGGGCTGTTCGATCAGGGGCGCAAGTGTCCGATGCCGCTCTTCCCGCGGCGGGTGGGGGTGATCACCTCCGCCACCGGCGCTGCCATTCACGATATCCTCAATGTCCTCAAGCGCCGCTTTGCCTCCCTGGAGGTGCTGCTGTACCCGGTGCGGGTCCAGGGAGAGGGTGCCTCGCGGGAGATAGCCGCGGCCATCGACGACATGAACCGCCTCAAGCTGGCGGATGTGCTGATCGTAGGGCGCGGGGGAGGATCGCTGGAAGACCTGTGGGCCTTCAACGAAGAGATCGTGGCCCGAGCGGTGTTCCGCTCCCGGCTGCCGGTCATCTCCGCGGTCGGGCATGAGACCGACTGGACCATCTGTGATTTCGTGGCGGATCTGCGGGCGCCCACGCCCTCGGCTGCCGCCGAGATGGTTATCGCCAGTGCGGACGAACTGCGGGGGCAGGTGACGGCCCTGGGCTACCGCCTGCGCCTGGCCATGGAGTCGCGCATCAGCGGGCTGGAGTCGCGGGTCGAGGCCCTCAGGCGCTCGCTGCACGATCCCACCACCATGCTGGGGCACTTGTCCCAGCGGGTGGACGACCTGGCCGAGCGGCTGGGGCTGGCGCTGGACAACAACGTGACCCGCCGCCGCGAGCGCTTCGACCGCCTGGAGGCCAAGCTGCTGCACCACACCCCGGTCCGCCAGGTGGATAGCATGCGTCAGCGGCTCAACCTGCTGTCGGCCCGGACCGAACGCCTGACCATGCATCGCATCCAGGAGCTTCGCCATGCGTTCGTCGCTTTGGCGTCGCGGCTGGAGGTCCTGTCCCCCTTGAACACGCTTTCGCGGGGGTACGCAATCGCCATACGCCTTGCCGACGGGAAAGTGGTTAGCGATGCGGCCGGCCTGACCGAGGGGGAACGGCTGCGGCTGAGTTTCCGGTCGGGCCGGGCAACCTGCCGCGTCGAGGAGTTGGAAGACCGTAACGCTTGA
- a CDS encoding exodeoxyribonuclease VII small subunit, whose product MAVDKFETSLKKLEEVVRRLESGSLSLDESLKAFEEGVKYAAFCSRKLDETERRVEVLLKQKDGTFEREPFEAEDK is encoded by the coding sequence ATGGCTGTCGATAAATTTGAAACATCGCTGAAAAAACTGGAAGAGGTCGTACGCCGGCTGGAAAGCGGCTCGCTCTCCCTGGACGAATCGCTCAAGGCTTTCGAGGAGGGGGTCAAGTACGCCGCCTTCTGCTCCAGGAAGCTGGACGAAACCGAGCGCCGGGTCGAGGTGCTGCTGAAACAGAAGGATGGCACGTTCGAGCGGGAACCGTTCGAAGCGGAAGATAAATAG
- a CDS encoding polyprenyl synthetase family protein — protein MDLKAYLKEQCVRVDAALDNYLPKESELPHSLHKSMRYSVFAGGKRVRPILMLAACQAVGGNTDLAIPAACAMEMIHTYSLIHDDLPAMDDDDFRRGNPTNHKVFGEAIAILAGDALLTEAFKLISDPRFARECEPAARLAVIHEIAVCAGSYGMVGGQVIDMESEGKADIDLATVQYIHTHKTGALIKASVVAGALLGGADHQKLAAITRYGEAAGLAFQIADDILDIEGTTEEIGKDAGSDQARGKATYPAVMGLADAKAEAQAMMDEALGALEIFSVEADPLREIAKYIVQRKS, from the coding sequence ATGGATCTCAAAGCATACCTGAAAGAGCAGTGCGTCCGCGTTGACGCTGCGCTGGATAACTATCTCCCCAAAGAGAGCGAACTGCCCCACAGCCTGCACAAGTCGATGCGCTATTCGGTCTTTGCCGGCGGCAAGCGGGTGCGTCCCATACTGATGCTGGCCGCCTGCCAGGCAGTCGGGGGGAATACCGATCTCGCCATTCCGGCTGCCTGCGCCATGGAGATGATCCACACCTACTCGCTGATCCACGATGATCTGCCCGCCATGGACGACGACGATTTCCGCCGCGGCAATCCCACCAACCATAAAGTATTCGGCGAGGCCATCGCCATTCTGGCCGGCGATGCGCTGCTGACCGAAGCCTTCAAACTGATCAGCGATCCCCGCTTTGCCCGGGAATGCGAACCGGCTGCCCGGCTGGCAGTCATTCACGAAATCGCTGTCTGCGCCGGTTCCTACGGCATGGTCGGCGGACAGGTGATCGACATGGAGAGCGAGGGCAAGGCCGACATCGATCTGGCCACGGTGCAGTACATCCACACCCATAAGACCGGCGCCCTGATCAAGGCTTCCGTGGTGGCCGGCGCCCTGCTGGGGGGCGCGGACCACCAGAAACTGGCCGCCATTACGCGCTACGGAGAGGCGGCCGGTCTGGCCTTTCAGATCGCCGACGACATCCTCGACATCGAAGGCACTACCGAGGAGATCGGCAAGGATGCCGGTTCGGACCAGGCCCGCGGCAAGGCCACCTATCCGGCGGTGATGGGACTGGCTGATGCCAAGGCGGAGGCGCAGGCCATGATGGACGAGGCTTTGGGGGCTCTGGAGATTTTCAGCGTCGAGGCGGACCCGTTGCGGGAGATTGCGAAATACATCGTCCAGCGGAAGAGCTGA
- the dxs gene encoding 1-deoxy-D-xylulose-5-phosphate synthase, which yields MSILETINSPDDLKRLPASRLPALAAELRQLIIETCAKNGGHLAPCLGVVELTIALHRIFASPADKLIWDVGHQAYAHKIMTGRRERFGTLRLKDGISGFPKRCESFHDIFDVGHSSTSISAATGFAVARDLDGRRNKVVAVIGDGSMTGGIAYEAMNHAGHLNRDLVVILNDNEMSIAENVGALSNFLNRTASSEFVHRLKKNMESFLGRLDGVGNDMLQIARKMEESFKGFFTPGMLFQAFGFEYIGPIDGHDLPMLLETLEKVRKFDDAVLIHVLTKKGRGYKPAEDNPSLFHGVGPFDIATGKVLKGKGGATSYTALFGSTLCKLAAEDERIVAITAAMPDGTGLTGFAKEFPERFFDVGIAEQHGVTFAAGLAAEGLRPFFAVYSSFLQRAYDQVFHDVCLQDLPVTFALDRAGVVGNDGPTHHGAFDLSYLRHLPNMTVMAPKDENELQHMLATAVELGRPAAVRYPRGNGYGVALDQTFKPLPVGRAEILREGNDCAVLALGTMVYPALEAAGILEQAGLSLTVVNARFVKPLDEALILELARKSSCLVTIEENALQGGFGTAVLELLEEHDLSGVRVLRLGYPDEPIPQAEQHELRASLRLDANGIASSIRAFTGRQ from the coding sequence ATGTCGATTCTTGAAACCATAAACTCCCCTGATGACCTGAAACGCCTGCCTGCCTCCCGACTTCCGGCCCTGGCTGCGGAGCTGCGTCAGCTCATCATCGAAACCTGCGCCAAAAACGGCGGCCATCTCGCCCCCTGCCTGGGGGTAGTGGAACTGACCATCGCTTTGCACCGCATTTTTGCCTCTCCTGCCGACAAGCTCATCTGGGACGTGGGGCACCAGGCTTATGCCCACAAGATCATGACCGGCCGCCGCGAACGCTTCGGCACTCTGCGCCTCAAGGACGGCATCAGCGGCTTCCCCAAGCGCTGCGAATCCTTTCACGACATCTTCGACGTGGGGCATTCTTCCACCTCCATCTCGGCTGCCACCGGTTTTGCGGTTGCCCGCGACCTGGACGGCCGCCGCAACAAGGTGGTGGCAGTGATCGGCGACGGTTCCATGACCGGCGGCATCGCCTATGAGGCCATGAACCATGCCGGCCACCTCAACAGGGATCTGGTGGTCATCCTGAACGACAACGAGATGTCCATCGCGGAAAACGTAGGGGCCCTGTCCAACTTTCTCAACCGCACCGCCTCCAGCGAATTCGTGCACCGGCTCAAGAAGAACATGGAGTCCTTCCTGGGACGGCTGGACGGCGTCGGCAACGATATGCTGCAGATCGCCCGCAAAATGGAGGAGTCTTTCAAGGGTTTCTTCACGCCGGGCATGCTCTTCCAGGCCTTTGGCTTCGAATACATCGGCCCCATCGACGGGCACGACCTGCCAATGCTGCTGGAGACCCTGGAAAAGGTCCGGAAATTCGACGATGCGGTGCTGATTCACGTCCTGACCAAGAAGGGCAGGGGCTACAAGCCGGCCGAGGACAATCCCTCCCTGTTCCACGGCGTCGGTCCCTTCGATATCGCCACCGGCAAGGTCCTCAAGGGGAAAGGCGGGGCCACCTCCTATACCGCATTGTTCGGTTCCACCCTGTGCAAGCTGGCAGCCGAGGATGAGCGCATTGTAGCCATAACCGCGGCCATGCCGGACGGCACCGGCTTGACCGGCTTTGCCAAGGAGTTTCCTGAGCGCTTCTTCGATGTCGGCATTGCCGAACAGCATGGCGTCACCTTTGCGGCCGGCCTGGCAGCCGAGGGGCTGCGCCCGTTCTTCGCGGTCTACTCATCCTTTCTGCAGCGCGCCTACGACCAGGTGTTCCACGACGTCTGCCTGCAGGACCTGCCGGTCACCTTCGCCCTGGACCGGGCAGGGGTGGTGGGCAACGACGGTCCCACCCACCACGGCGCCTTTGATCTCTCCTATCTGCGGCACCTGCCCAACATGACCGTCATGGCCCCCAAAGACGAAAACGAGTTGCAGCACATGCTGGCAACCGCCGTCGAACTGGGCCGGCCGGCGGCGGTGCGCTACCCCCGCGGCAACGGATATGGCGTGGCCTTGGACCAGACCTTCAAGCCGCTTCCGGTAGGCCGCGCCGAAATCCTGCGGGAAGGGAACGACTGCGCTGTCCTGGCCTTGGGCACCATGGTCTATCCGGCCCTCGAAGCAGCCGGAATCCTGGAACAGGCAGGGCTCTCCCTGACGGTTGTCAATGCCCGCTTCGTCAAGCCCCTGGATGAGGCTCTGATCCTGGAGCTGGCAAGGAAATCCAGCTGCCTGGTAACCATCGAGGAAAATGCACTGCAGGGGGGCTTCGGTACGGCCGTGCTGGAACTCTTGGAAGAGCACGATCTGTCCGGGGTACGGGTGCTGCGGCTCGGCTATCCTGACGAACCGATTCCCCAGGCGGAACAGCACGAACTGCGCGCCTCGCTGAGGCTGGACGCCAATGGCATCGCGAGCTCCATCCGGGCCTTTACCGGTCGACAGTGA
- a CDS encoding tetratricopeptide repeat protein produces MSRQFLSELTILLSILLCLATPISAAQPSSDSDPLAQSGRGRELLLRGEYEKGLEQLDRAYRLFPLNPTFKRTLAEGYAAYGQHLLKLKRYEQADETFSKAVELYPDDPAYAGLRGIGSYYLKKYDVARYELERSRQQQPGSIDVLFYLGMVLYETDNRPQAVELWEQGLTLSSGRKEFREMLEKARREMAVENGMDRGHSSRFDLTYDPGVNTTFALAVLDVLEAAASRVGAELGHFPQARVPVAIYKRDDYKAVTASPDWSGGVYDGTIRLPFGAFQEVTPQMRGVLFHEYAHVVVFDLARGTCPLWLNEGIAEMFGRAQYSPAAMKPGQGAGRVVPADFRKLEGSFSGLSTAEASLAYQQSYSLVNYIVTTYGWHRISEMLTALGNGAGIDEAVNGTFRDYGLSYDGLVREWQESMERSVAGK; encoded by the coding sequence ATGTCGCGACAGTTCCTCTCTGAATTGACCATTCTTCTCAGTATCCTGCTCTGTCTTGCCACCCCTATATCCGCCGCCCAGCCCTCCTCTGACAGCGATCCGCTGGCCCAAAGCGGGCGAGGCCGCGAGCTGCTGCTGCGGGGTGAATACGAAAAGGGGCTGGAGCAGCTCGACCGCGCCTATCGCCTTTTTCCGCTCAATCCCACCTTCAAGCGCACCCTGGCCGAAGGCTATGCCGCCTATGGGCAACACCTGCTCAAGCTCAAGCGCTATGAACAGGCCGATGAAACTTTCTCCAAAGCGGTTGAGCTGTATCCCGATGATCCCGCCTACGCCGGCCTGCGCGGCATCGGCAGCTACTACCTCAAGAAATACGACGTGGCTCGCTATGAGCTGGAGCGGAGCCGGCAGCAGCAACCCGGGTCGATCGACGTGTTGTTCTACCTGGGGATGGTACTGTATGAAACCGACAATCGTCCGCAGGCGGTCGAGCTGTGGGAACAGGGGCTTACGCTGTCGTCGGGACGCAAAGAGTTCAGGGAGATGCTGGAGAAGGCCCGCCGGGAAATGGCGGTGGAGAACGGGATGGATCGCGGGCACAGCTCACGTTTCGACCTGACCTATGATCCCGGCGTCAATACCACCTTTGCCTTGGCGGTGTTGGATGTGCTAGAAGCAGCCGCCAGCCGCGTCGGTGCCGAGCTGGGGCATTTTCCGCAGGCGCGCGTTCCGGTAGCCATTTACAAACGTGACGATTACAAGGCGGTGACCGCTTCGCCGGATTGGTCCGGGGGGGTGTACGACGGCACCATCAGGCTGCCTTTCGGCGCTTTCCAGGAGGTTACGCCGCAGATGCGCGGGGTGCTGTTCCATGAATACGCCCATGTGGTGGTGTTCGATCTGGCGCGCGGCACCTGTCCGCTCTGGCTGAACGAGGGCATAGCCGAGATGTTCGGCCGGGCGCAGTACAGCCCGGCAGCAATGAAACCGGGGCAGGGGGCGGGGAGGGTTGTTCCTGCCGACTTCAGGAAGCTGGAGGGGAGCTTCAGCGGGCTGTCCACGGCCGAGGCCTCCCTAGCCTACCAGCAAAGTTACTCGCTGGTGAACTACATCGTCACCACGTACGGTTGGCACCGCATCTCAGAGATGCTGACCGCCCTGGGTAACGGCGCAGGCATCGACGAGGCAGTGAACGGGACCTTCAGGGATTATGGCCTGTCCTACGACGGGCTGGTGCGGGAATGGCAGGAGAGCATGGAGCGCAGCGTGGCGGGGAAATGA
- a CDS encoding nucleotidyltransferase family protein, translating to MQSRTAKEIPAEALQQFRPFRSLSEKEAISSRQKAAREIAASLAKELKERFKASRVQLFGSVIGSDFGAWSDIDLAAWGIPAGDYFRAVAFASGYSSMFKIDLVDAEDCQPSLLQHIIRQGVEL from the coding sequence ATGCAATCACGTACGGCAAAGGAAATACCTGCGGAAGCATTGCAACAGTTTCGTCCTTTCAGGTCACTGTCTGAAAAAGAGGCGATTTCCTCGCGTCAGAAGGCGGCAAGGGAAATTGCCGCATCTTTGGCCAAAGAACTGAAGGAGCGATTCAAAGCATCGAGAGTGCAACTGTTTGGTTCGGTCATTGGTTCCGACTTCGGTGCATGGTCTGACATCGACCTCGCGGCTTGGGGAATACCGGCAGGCGATTATTTCAGGGCCGTGGCCTTTGCCAGCGGTTACAGCAGTATGTTCAAGATTGATCTGGTGGATGCCGAAGACTGCCAGCCCTCCTTGCTTCAGCATATAATCCGCCAGGGGGTGGAATTGTGA
- the gptM gene encoding geopeptide radical SAM maturase, with translation MHVSRYLKVYPRSDKPGRVLLFSTRRCAVLECSQGLWERVQTGGDDLSEQELATLTRFGVLVPDLKAELEEMQATFATINAQSRRLNVTATLTLECNLACPYCFEDPFRGRLKMSAETADLLVARLSERMSQGTDVNVDFYGGEALMALPLLKNIAVRLREAAHANGVTFTFNLFSNGVLLTPGIVKELLPLGLAAVKSCIDGPPDIHDCQRPFVSGKGSFATILTNVAAVHGMVPIDLGGNYTRDNYRRFPELLDLLLAAGVDPGKFKAVVFSPVMPKSDGSTGDFGSACVATAEPWLWEAGVWLREETLKRGFTVPKLKAGACIVEFENDWIVGYDGSLYKCPVFMGQEEMRIGSLAEGIGDYRQSHNLDMWKNEECLDCAYLPLCFGGCRFFRKLKTGAIDGVDCRRKLYDETLEGIVQQDLAYGSKQ, from the coding sequence GTGCACGTATCACGTTATTTGAAAGTCTATCCCCGCAGTGACAAACCGGGGCGCGTGCTGCTGTTCAGCACCCGGCGCTGCGCCGTGCTCGAGTGTTCTCAGGGGCTATGGGAACGGGTGCAGACAGGCGGCGATGACCTGTCCGAGCAGGAACTGGCCACTCTGACCCGCTTCGGGGTGCTGGTACCTGACCTGAAGGCCGAGTTGGAGGAGATGCAGGCCACCTTTGCAACCATCAATGCCCAGAGCCGACGGCTGAACGTGACCGCCACCCTGACCCTGGAATGCAACCTGGCCTGTCCTTACTGCTTTGAGGACCCGTTCCGGGGCCGCCTCAAGATGAGCGCAGAGACGGCCGACCTGTTGGTGGCGCGACTGTCGGAGCGCATGTCGCAGGGCACAGACGTGAATGTTGACTTCTACGGTGGTGAGGCACTGATGGCATTGCCTCTGCTCAAGAATATCGCCGTGCGTCTGAGGGAGGCGGCCCACGCCAATGGTGTGACCTTTACTTTCAACCTCTTCTCCAACGGCGTCTTGTTGACGCCGGGGATAGTGAAGGAACTGCTCCCGCTTGGGCTGGCGGCGGTCAAGAGCTGTATCGACGGTCCGCCGGATATCCACGACTGTCAGCGACCGTTTGTCTCGGGCAAGGGGAGCTTCGCCACCATCCTGACCAATGTTGCAGCGGTCCATGGCATGGTGCCCATCGACCTGGGGGGGAATTACACCCGCGACAATTATCGGCGTTTTCCAGAACTGTTGGACCTGCTCCTGGCCGCGGGAGTCGATCCCGGCAAATTCAAGGCGGTGGTGTTCTCGCCGGTTATGCCCAAATCTGACGGCAGTACCGGAGATTTCGGCTCTGCCTGCGTCGCTACCGCAGAACCGTGGCTGTGGGAGGCGGGCGTCTGGTTGCGGGAAGAAACACTTAAGCGGGGTTTTACAGTACCCAAGCTCAAGGCCGGCGCCTGCATAGTGGAATTCGAAAACGACTGGATAGTGGGATACGATGGTTCGCTGTATAAGTGTCCGGTGTTCATGGGACAGGAGGAGATGCGGATCGGTTCCCTTGCCGAAGGGATCGGCGACTACCGGCAATCTCACAACCTGGATATGTGGAAAAACGAGGAGTGTCTGGATTGCGCCTATCTGCCGCTCTGCTTCGGAGGCTGCCGTTTTTTCCGTAAATTGAAGACCGGCGCCATCGACGGCGTGGACTGCCGCCGCAAGCTGTACGATGAAACGTTGGAAGGGATCGTTCAGCAGGACCTTGCATATGGCTCAAAACAATAA